One segment of Amycolatopsis alba DSM 44262 DNA contains the following:
- a CDS encoding serine/threonine-protein kinase, which translates to MSDEGRLVAGRYRIVQRIGTGAMGAVWQAHDEVLGRTVAIKQLLLQPGLEAQGAEDARQRTMREGRIAARLHHPNAISVFDVVTDDNGQPCLIMEYLNSTSLAQVLQEERTLPPTEVARIGAQVAAALTEAHAVGIVHRDIKPGNILLAPNGTVKITDFGISRAKDDVTVTKTGMIAGTPAYLAPEVAIGGDPGPESDVFSLGSTLYAACEGQPPFGLSENTLSLLHAVAAGQIIPPRQSGPLASVLAVLLHPEVRHRPTAEECEELLAAVARGETPLGGPADETVLAAPVAGALAGGLAGAGVTQALDSESAGHSGSLLDEQAAAGSYYDEDDYHQPPASGYPEDDYDGYDNYDETALLSERGHPGGPAPTRAVPIPANAYDDDPYDDDYDDQPPPPPPPPPTRAQTSPVDEDDEKPGAWKKPAIIGGVVVVALAALGFWLLSPNNPEAPAQVGNSSTKPSPTPTSSAPETTESPSETQSAEPPKETSSSKKTSSKATQTQEPDPPTPTRTPTKTTPTKTSPTTTTPPTKSEPTDTSPPATP; encoded by the coding sequence GTGAGCGACGAGGGTCGCCTGGTCGCCGGTCGATACCGCATAGTCCAGCGGATCGGCACAGGCGCGATGGGTGCCGTCTGGCAAGCGCATGACGAGGTACTCGGGCGCACGGTGGCGATCAAGCAGCTGCTGCTGCAGCCCGGCCTCGAGGCCCAAGGCGCCGAGGACGCCCGCCAGCGCACGATGCGGGAAGGCCGGATCGCCGCCAGGCTGCACCACCCGAACGCCATCTCGGTGTTCGACGTCGTCACCGACGACAACGGTCAGCCCTGCCTGATCATGGAGTACCTGAACTCCACCAGCCTCGCCCAGGTGCTGCAGGAGGAGCGGACGCTGCCGCCGACGGAGGTGGCCCGGATCGGCGCGCAGGTCGCGGCGGCGCTGACCGAGGCGCACGCGGTCGGCATCGTGCACCGGGACATCAAGCCCGGCAACATCCTGCTGGCGCCCAACGGCACCGTGAAGATCACCGACTTCGGCATCTCGCGGGCGAAGGACGACGTCACGGTCACGAAGACCGGGATGATCGCCGGAACCCCCGCCTACCTGGCGCCCGAGGTGGCCATCGGCGGCGACCCCGGCCCGGAGTCCGACGTCTTCTCGCTCGGCTCGACGCTCTACGCGGCCTGCGAAGGCCAGCCGCCGTTCGGCCTCAGCGAGAACACGCTGAGCCTGCTGCACGCGGTCGCGGCCGGGCAGATCATCCCGCCGCGCCAGTCCGGCCCGCTCGCCAGTGTGCTGGCCGTCCTGCTGCACCCGGAGGTGCGGCACCGTCCCACCGCCGAAGAGTGCGAAGAGCTCCTCGCCGCTGTCGCGCGGGGTGAGACGCCGCTGGGCGGGCCCGCGGACGAAACCGTGCTCGCCGCCCCGGTCGCGGGCGCGCTCGCCGGCGGTCTCGCGGGAGCGGGCGTGACCCAGGCGCTCGACAGCGAATCGGCCGGTCATTCGGGCTCGCTCCTCGACGAGCAGGCCGCGGCGGGTTCGTACTACGACGAGGACGACTACCACCAGCCGCCCGCGTCGGGCTACCCGGAAGACGACTACGACGGGTACGACAACTACGACGAGACGGCGCTGCTGTCCGAACGCGGCCACCCCGGCGGCCCGGCGCCCACCCGCGCCGTCCCGATCCCCGCGAACGCCTACGACGACGATCCCTATGACGACGACTACGACGACCAGCCGCCGCCTCCTCCGCCTCCGCCGCCCACCAGGGCGCAGACCAGCCCGGTGGACGAGGACGACGAGAAGCCGGGCGCGTGGAAGAAACCCGCGATCATCGGCGGTGTCGTGGTCGTCGCGCTGGCCGCGCTGGGCTTCTGGCTGCTGAGCCCGAACAACCCGGAAGCGCCCGCGCAGGTGGGGAACTCCTCGACGAAGCCGTCCCCGACCCCGACGTCCTCGGCTCCCGAGACGACGGAATCGCCGTCGGAGACGCAGTCGGCCGAGCCGCCCAAGGAGACGTCTTCGTCGAAGAAGACGTCGAGCAAGGCGACGCAGACGCAGGAGCCGGATCCGCCGACGCCGACGAGGACGCCCACCAAGACGACTCCGACGAAGACGTCTCCAACGACGACGACGCCGCCGACGAAGTCCGAACCGACCGACACGTCCCCTCCGGCGACCCCGTGA
- a CDS encoding chorismate mutase: protein MNTTQKPDAEEPSATAEEIGELRQEIDWLDGEILRLVKRRVEVSKTIGAARMAAGGTRIVYNREMDVLARYRELGPEGRQLAMALLNLGRGRLGR, encoded by the coding sequence ATGAACACCACACAGAAGCCGGACGCCGAAGAGCCCTCCGCCACCGCCGAAGAGATCGGTGAACTCCGCCAGGAAATCGACTGGCTCGACGGCGAGATCCTGCGGCTGGTCAAACGCCGCGTGGAGGTCTCCAAGACGATCGGCGCGGCCAGGATGGCGGCGGGCGGCACCCGGATCGTCTACAACCGCGAGATGGACGTGCTGGCGCGGTACCGCGAACTCGGTCCGGAAGGACGACAGCTGGCGATGGCGCTGCTGAACCTCGGCCGGGGCAGGCTGGGGCGCTAG
- a CDS encoding DUF1707 SHOCT-like domain-containing protein: protein MDTNGIPSRLRAADADRERVASLVQAAGGEGRLTLQEVEDRLSAVYSTKYTDELAALTSDLPKPAPKRRPVVFGHRAVRIHLAVAVVLSVLLIVRWTASGAPFFWPAMPMFWLAMSVLVHARVRGARRRFEPEEGFAVA from the coding sequence ATGGACACCAACGGAATTCCCTCCCGGCTCAGGGCGGCCGACGCGGACCGGGAGCGGGTCGCCTCGCTCGTCCAGGCCGCCGGCGGCGAAGGCCGTCTCACCCTCCAAGAAGTGGAAGACCGGCTCAGTGCTGTGTATTCCACCAAGTACACAGACGAACTCGCCGCGCTCACCTCGGATCTGCCGAAGCCCGCGCCGAAGCGGCGTCCCGTCGTCTTCGGGCATCGGGCGGTGCGGATCCACCTCGCGGTCGCCGTGGTGCTTTCGGTGCTGCTGATCGTCCGCTGGACGGCTTCGGGGGCACCGTTCTTCTGGCCCGCGATGCCGATGTTCTGGCTGGCCATGAGCGTCCTCGTGCACGCTCGGGTCCGCGGGGCGCGCCGCCGCTTCGAGCCTGAGGAGGGTTTCGCTGTGGCATAA